DNA sequence from the Malus domestica chromosome 11, GDT2T_hap1 genome:
ACCTGAGCAAATTAAAATGGTTGTCTAAAGTGCATTTATGGAGGCATTACATTTTGGTCATGGACTGGAAAACTTGTGTTTAAATTATTGCCACCATGAAGCTGTGTCGTGCATGGGTtggacaaagaaaataaaaaaattactcaataagattaagaagaaaaagaaatgataTGCAAACACAAGTTAAAAACTGATAATGAAAGGAATACCCGAACAAAGTTTGTAGGTAACTGATTCATAGTTTGGATTGGCACACCCATGGTTAAATTACAAGCAGTCTGTTCATGGTAGTTGATTAATACAAACAAGTAGCTAACTTTAACGCACCCTTATGAAatcatgttaattaattaaagataaAACATACGTGTTGGATTGGGATGGTGGAAGCCATAACACTTTGTGTGGCAGGAGCACTTAATGTATGCAATGCCTTTTTTCTAgcacttttctttctttttttgtggcCTTTTCCAAAGAACTTTTGGCCTACTAGATCCACTGATTGATCTTTCTTTAGTTTTAATTCCTCTTACTCTAGTGTTATGATCGCCATCAACATAAATACTTTCTTCAAGCGGAGACACATTATTAACGGCTAGGTAGAAGACTTGagctttttgaatttttttttcattgaaggatgcatcaatatctGCCAATGTGTTCGTAAGTTCCCTTATAGCAATTTCATATGCTTGTTGAGATTATGCTGCCCTTGTTGCTAGTTGAATATTCAACTGGCATATCTCTCTATAGAGCCTTGATACTTCTAATTTTGGGTCACTTTCACTTGTAGTTATGCAAGTAGATTTCACATTTTTATCCTTAACATTTCTTGTCCATCTCTTCATAATGTATTGAGTCATGAGCACACAACATTCCGGCAAACTCGAACTTTTTACAACTACAAGATATGGTGTTGCTGATTGAGTCatatgtgacaatatggtatgcaGGCCTTCCATGAGGAGCAAGTCCATATTTTCTCACTATACCACTCACCCAAGAAGTTCAACACACAATCATGAGCTTTACATAGCTCATTCTAAAATACACTGAAATACACTAAACATTTTTAGTGTGTAAACACTAGCTGCAAGTTTCAAGATTTCAATCGGAAATGACAATGCTAGAGAACTTTGACTTTCTTTAAAGTCGGCCTTTAATTCTTCATAACGGTGATCCTCAACTAGTCTCTGaaaatagttaaaaaaaatgcaGCAAATTATGTTTGTAATTGGCATACTGTTTTAGAGAATTATTCATACTTTCACTATGTTAGGTGGTGGTGATAttatggagccaaaaataatcaagaaaaatatggaggcgacatgtggatttttgggtaaaaatgacaaaattaccctcaaggaACACTGAAACTCATACTCGCGAGCAATGGATAATCATTCCTCAATCAactcaaaagtgcccaaaataggtatttattcaaaacctatttcatccatcctcatcaaatgttctccacaaggtaacccccaaatattttctttcaaattatattaattagctaattaattgatttattattcaattcatttattaattagctaCAAATCAGGAATCTCACCCAAAAAACCATCCAAGTGGCCAATCCATCTCCTCCCAAAGGggtcggccacacccctatataaacaCCCTCATCTTCTCCAAAACCTAAGTTCTACacttgctaaattctctaaattctccaaacgcttttccctcaaaattctaactttggcatcggaaattcttcggccaaagccacccccattcatcgtggacgtgtgaggttcttggccttgacctcaggtgttgtttgttttgtaggtgcaattttgtctaagaacaaggaggaataaatttgcatccacaaattgatgctttcattgagagttaaGTCACACACTTGTAGAACACTCTCACATCCAAGGTTTTCTgttttcttgttcatttgcaGATTTTTCGTATGTTTTTATTcttggaattttttatttttaaaaattcttcgataaaatgtaaaagaaaagtacaatggcaaGAGATTCGGAAACCTTGATGAATGGAAATTCCAACGTTCAAGGATTAGGACCGCAACGATCTACAAGTctcaacacaatgatgagtggagcggcaccacccCCACGGGGCACCACCGTGGCAACCACCACGATGGCCACCCTTGGCAAAACCCATGGCGccaaggccacggcccaagccgtgccaCTTCAACCTTCAAAGGCCCAAGCCCTAGCTGAGCCGCCCAAGCCTAACACGAGCCCTAGCCTCGTACCCACGTGCGCCACaggccaagcagcccactcccgtggcccagcctgctcgaGTGGCCTTCAAAGCATCCCAAATCgatccaagattagttcaaccgtCTAAGCTTCAAATTTTTGGGCCTACGATTGAAccgggggcattttcaccatatttctcTGCGAATTTGACATTTCACAACTCAAATCGcacgcccggagtctaccataCTTCCATTGCTTAAGGAgacacattccttccaagcttttccaacctaaatgaagaacaacacttgtctcgacaagtcatagaattgacaagcgcccttgcacagcaaacgaccttggtgaatcaactcttgTAGCGCACTAAGATGCAATGTGCCCAAGACGAGTGTCTTAAAGtaagacaagggcagacgaagaacctttccagcagcgtccagCAAGTAGCTGCTCAACCAGCCACAAACTGAGCGTTCgggcagtgtacactcccgattgggcccTCGAGATAACATATACTCTCTTCTTAGCGcacggaggagcgtgcactctcgactaggcccacagatgagcatacattcttggttggggccacactccgatagtcaacatgagcaaccttccaggcgaagtgttcattcatgGCTAGGCCTGTAAAGAGCATTCTCCatctcacatcggagtaggtagCATAAAGGACAGAGAGAAGCCGTCACTCAATCCGACTCAAGCTCAACTAACAGCCTGTGAAGAATTCCCTTGCCTACTAGGAACGAACCACATGCACCGCAGTCGCAACATAAACAAGTCGAGCACGTAGAAGAGCAGCCTAAACCAGTAGGTCACGACCGAGGGCAGCCGAAAGCTCTGTtacccccaacaaaggcaaattctgGAAAAAGTAAAAAGGTTCCTGACTAAGCGATTGTGTGATATCCAACACAACAAGGTCAATAACGAGGCACTACAATGAGACATGACAAACATAAGCAAGTCACCCTTcatggacgagatcgagcacGCAGAGCCTTCATGCAAGTTcaacatgccacatttcacatccttCAAAGGGGATGGAGACCCGGAGAAACACctaaagcactaccgaagcaCAATGATCCTCTATCAAAATAACgacgatctcatgtgcaagatatttgcCACCACTCTGCAAGGCAAGGTACAAGATTAGTTCTACACCCTGCCACCACAATCCATCTGGAGTTTCGATTTCTTTAGTTTTCACCAAAAaatattcatcatatcgctcgatcaagaaaaagtcctactacttgttcaacgtcaagaagaacccaaaagagttgcttcgcgactatgtgaaaaGGTTCAAAGCAAAGAAGGCAAAGATAGTCGAATGCaatgactcgatagctagagcaacCTTCCAAAAAAAACTCCCAGCAGACCACCTGCTATTCGGAGagttgatcatgaaagaaaatCTAACTCTGGTAGACTCTTTCgctctggcagagaagcataCGCTTTGGGACGAGGTTCGTCGATGCACATTTAAGGCAAATTCGAGCTATCTTGAATATGATGTCCCCCACTACTTTGAAGGAGATTCAAGGTCTGACTAGACGAGCAGCCACATCTGaagcagcaataagctctaccttCATACAAGAAGAGTTGAGGCCCCAACTACTTGTATTCCACTGTTCAAAAGCTCTTATTGATGCGGAAACCAACTactagaaattcaaaagctaactttagTGACAGTTGTTGCAACCGGGAAGCTCAAGTTATACCTTCAGACGCACGCAGTCATCTTCATGACACACTATTTCACCCAATCTAGACGCACGACGATAAAGGCACAGACACTGGTGGTGCAAAAGTTtttgacgaacgcaacaactcagCTCAAAAGGCACAAACGAACACTAGAAAGACACTCAGAAGCAAGTTTTTTCCTCGTCGccccaaaagattctacataggagcaacatgtaccggtaAGTTGAGTACCACTTCCTGCTGCGCGTCACACAGCCCCAACCGACCCTTGCTCCATAATTCAACTCTAAAGCGGCCcgataccggcagttgagcatctcatGCTATGTGTAACATGGCCCTAGCTCCACGGCTCCTTACCGCACCTTCACGCCTAGCCTAGCCACGCCTGGTTCACCCAATGGAGACTTTTGGCATTTGCACGTCGacgacgcatccaactacaaaggttcaGGAATAGGCGTGGTATTTATCACCCCAGACGGTTCAATGCCTAAACAGGCGATCACTTTAGGCTTCAAAACATCCAGCAACGAAGCAAAGTACGAGGCCCTACTAGTAGGCCTCAGAATGGCAAAAACCTTGGCAGTGAAAAAACTCGCAATTCATTCCAATTCCCAACTAATCACTAGCTAAACTacttgaggcatttcagacttacaccatCACTCAAGTTCCGCATGCAAACAACGTTCATACAGACGTACTAGCCTGCCTAGGCTCCGTCCTCGACCATTATCTCAAACGTTATATTTCGGTggagtatctagacaagccGAGCATAGAAGTGGGGCCAGTAGTCGAGGTGTCATaggttagtacaactccaaactAGCAAGATTCCATGATAGACTACGTGGTCAATAACACACTCCCCATGGAAAGATTGGAGTCTATaaagctccaaataaaggcaacacgtactacatgtggaacgacaTTCTCATCCGAAGATCCTACACCAGACCACATCTCAGTTGCTTAGCGTCTCTCGAcgacctaaaggttctaagctcaatccatgaaGGCGTTTGTGGAAATCATTCTAGAGGCCAATCCTTAACACAGAAGGCTTTAAACGCAGGCTactactggcctaccatgcatGACCGCTGCCAACACTACAAGCCGGTACCAGCACTGTCTACCAGTAAATTACATTGGTAGAATAGTCTTTGGCTattcatgcagtgggcaatcgacTTGGTAGAGCCAATGTCGTCCGTTACTGGGGGCAAAGGCATGACGATTTTGACAACCAATTACTTCACCTAATaagtagaagcagagcccatgactaCCACGACACAGGCGGACATATaacgcttcatatggaggaaaaTCATTTGCTGATTTGGCGTCCCTCAATCCATCATCACAAACAACGCCCTGCAATTTGTAGGCAAAGATTTGGTGAAGTTTTCCAAAAGTATAgcatcaagcagcatatgtccaCTCCAAGATATCCTTAAGGCAATGGGCAGGTCGAAACATCCCATAAGACGATCCTCGATTGCCTCAAGAAGTTCCTCTCTTTCCGCTGTGCTGTCTACTCCAACCttgccgcgaatgaacacttagtGTGGAAAATTGCTTATGTTGATTATAGGAGTATAGCCCCAACCATGAGTGTATGTTTATCTGTGGGCCTAACTGAGAATGCACGCTCATCCGCATGCTTAGACGAGAGTATACACTATCTTGGGGGCCCAATTGAGAGTGTACTCTGTCAGAAGACTCCGGTTCGTGACTGGTCAAGTGGCTGCTTATTGGGACGCTGTTGGAGTTGTTCATCGCCTACCCTTGTCCTACATTaggacacctcgtctggggcacgttgcatTTCAGTATGCTgcaagagctgattcaccaaggttgtctgctGTGCGAGggcgcttgtcaactctatAACTTGTCGAGACAAATGTTGTTCGCCATTCGGGTTGGAAGAACTTGGACATAATACATCTTTTTGAGTAGTGGAAATGTAATGGACTCCAGGCGTGAGATTTGAGTTAGGATGTCAAATCTGCagagaaattgggtgaaaataCCCCGATTCAATCGTCAGTCCAGAAATCTGTAGCCAGGACGGTTGAACTAGTCTTGGATCGACTTGGACTGCTTGGGacaccacgggagtgggctgcagTGCGTGTGCATGTTGGGCCTATGCTTAGCTTTAGAGCGCTGGGCTACTACTAGCCTTGGGCCCACGAGCGCTAGGCTGCTTCTCCTACCACAGCTGCTTGGGTTTGCGCTACTAAGGTAGTGGCTCAGGCCTGCTCGCGCTGGGCCAAGCTCGGCTACCTTGCAGCGTGGGCTGCAGATTGGGTCGTGCACCAAGTGGATGAGGCTTGGGCTTGAGCTGTTGGGGCAGTGACTTGGGTTGTTTATAGCGCCTGGGCTGCTTATAGCGCCTGGGCTTGTGGCTGCCTCACTGCTCGCTACTCACCATGGGCTTACTGCCATGGAGTTAGCCCTCTCCTCACTGCCACGGTGGTCCCTGTGGCTACCATGGTAGTGGTGCTCTATGGTGGCAAAGTTGATCCTCTTGCCATCGCTTTGAGCCTTATGGATCGTCGTGCTGGGGCTACGTCTCGTCCTCCATCATTTGATCCGAATCTTTGAACGTAGAAAGTTTCGTTCGTTGTGGTTTCTGAATTTCCCGTCATTGTATTTTTCCTCACCTTTATTCAAAGAATTAAAAAGTTCAAGGAATAAGAAAGTATGAAAAATTTACAAACGAACGAGAAACGAGAAACTTTGAATGCGAAAGTCTTCTTCGAGCGTGTAAatcaaactctcaatgaaagcaccaatttttggatgcaaatttcgtcctccttgttcttggacaaaattgcacctacaaaacaaataacaccttaggtcattGCCAAGAGCCTCaagcgcccacgatgaattaaggggggggctttggccgaagaacctctgatgccaaagttagaattttgagggaaaagtgtttagagaatttagagaattttgcaagagagttgaaattgagttttggagagaatgagggtgtttatgtatggatgtgGCAAGCCACCTTGGGAGGAGATGGACCGGCCACTTGGAtggttttgtgggtgaagttcatgatttgtgtttaattagcaaattaattgaataattaatcaattaattagctaattaatataataaaaagggaatgatttaggggttaccttgtggagaatatATGATGAGGGATGGATGAaatatgttataaataaatacctattttgggcacttttgacttgattgagggatgatttCCCACTGCTTGCGCGTAGAAGCTTCAGTGTGCCTCGAGgataattttatcttttttactctagaatccacatgtcgcctccatatttttctcgTTTATTTGTGGCTCCACaaacatgatatgcacaagtcTTGTAAAAATTGTATGCTTGAACTTCTATTTCAAACTCCAAGCCAACTGTTGGAATgaattctttttgtattttggAATGAATCAAAACAATCTTTTCACTATCCGTTATATCTTCTAACTTTTTGTCACTGCACTTGCCTTCAACAAAATTATTCAGAGAAATATCACCTTCGAAATCCAACTTACGATGTGCTTTAGTTTGATACTCTATGAAGTTCGTTGTGATGTCCATATTCTGCAagtaaaaagaaagattgtgcACAATTAATTATGATGCTTCTGAGACCATAATCGAAATGGAATGAAAGACCAAAATCTGGGCAAAGGtcaataatgaaaaaaaaaaacaaccatctCCACTGACTAATCTATCTCGACCTTTTCACATATGTCCATTcacaaataaaataagaaaaaaatttacttACAGTAGCTCATTCTCCAGAGTCGTGCTCTACTCTATGCATATGGATATTTGGCTCCATGGTTCAATGCTTGGTCTTGGGAACGGAGAACTTTGGAAGCCATAGCAGGGAAGAAGGATAGTCGTGCGACAGAGGGATATTTGGAAGAGTCCGAACATTGTATGCcttttgcaatttctttttccaaaaataTAGCAGATAACAGAAGTTTAAGGATAACAGAAAAAATAATAGAGTTCAGATTAGTAAGTGGTGGACACATGTCGCAAATTTAGAGGAGCCACATAGGTATTTGGATGCAGAAAATCTGGACTCGAAATGCTAGCACCCTTCTTAGTTTatgatttttattctttttttttttagtttttttctcATTTGGTAAGATGATTTGACCTTTATTGGTCTCTATCAATCTAGTCAGCTAAcgattttttttagtacatcgatataaTTTACACTAAGGGAATAAGGAGTTCGGTTAAACCACACAATGGACAACctaatttaatatcaaattcgTCATCCACGAAATTCGAATCTTAAACCTCTCATTTCACAATGAACAACTTAATTTAGTATGTAACAGttatcttaataaaaaaaaggaaccaTATTTCTCCTTTaaacattcaaaattttaataccattaatcgaagaaattaaacaatttctaattttttttaaaactaattatataaaaatgtCTAAAAATTAGACAGTCCCAATTATTAAGCAACAATCCAACATAAGGAAaggaaaacaacaaaaaattggGGAATCGAGCAAATTGGACAAAAAATATCCTCTGCAGACTGCAGTTTACAGTGACAGTGATCACTGATTTGTATGGGACGACATGACGTGACATATGATTCTCTCAACCCACAAGAATCTCCATGCATGCTAATTTGACCATATCCAAGTCCCCAGACTAATGTCATGGGCTACCTCCACGTGTCGCTCACATGCAAATTTTCACCCACGTGTCAACCTTAACTGCGAACACTCAACTGCACTGCGTTTACCAGGCAAAACAACAAACCTCGTcggctcatctctctctctctctctctctctctccccctcacaGAGTACAGAATACAGACAGTGATCAGATTATCTCACAGGAAAGCATATCAGTTTTTAACAGTTCTGCAGTTGTCATATATACTCACGACGTCGGTTAGTGGGGGATGCAGATGTACTACAGCTAGCTGgttaatttttagttgaaggctGAGAAATGGAGGCAGGAGCGTATGAGTTTGCAAAGAACTTGGCCCGCGAGCATGCGCAGGTGATACCAGTCTCACTCTTTGTGGCGGTTCTCTGCCTTTGCTTAGTCATCGGCCACTTGTtcgaagaaaatcgatgggttAACGAATCCATCACCGCCATTATCATCGTATTTACTTAATTAACCccattttcttcaatttcattTGCGTGTGTGCGCGTTGGTTTTCAATGGTTAGAATATTTAGGTTAATCTATACTCTAATTAACCTCCATTTTCATTGTTTTCCCCTATGTTATTCAGCCATATCATCAATTTATAGTTTACACTAAATACTACATTGTGTGTGCTGATACCTTAACTAGACCATAAAATCACAGTTCGAGATGTGTGTACAAGTctacaaatatatattttgttgttttagTAAGAGTTATTTTTGCATATGTATCAAACTGAGAAAATGTGCGTTGTTAATGTTCACCAAAATGGGTGTACTAACAATTGGTTACGACCTTCATATATAACAAGTTTAATGAGTACCCCTATTTTTTTCCCTTCCACCTAGTCTACTACAAAATTAAGTTTTCATACATGTAGGTAAAAAAATGAGCTAATGAATTTGAAATGCCTAAATCAGATAGACCAGCTGCTGAGAAGTATATTGGGGATATTAATTTGCATTTGGAAGATTGATAGGTTCGGTGCCGGCCTAAGCATGTCCATTGTCTAAagtgtttttttccttttttttttcaaacaggGATGCATAACTGGAACTATAATCTTGCTTGTGAGCAAAGGAAAGAGTTCTCACATCCTGCGATTTAATGAAGAGTTGTTCTTTATATATCTCCTCCCACCAATTATATTCAATGCTGGGTAATTCAGCTTTCGTATTGATTATAATATTCCTGTTTTAATTAATCTGCTTGCTGGATTCATAGAAACTTTTAGAGACAAATTCGCTTACCTAGTTAATTTACGACCAACGCAGATTCCAGGTCAAGAAGAAAAAGTTTTTTCAGAACTTCTTAACCATCATGATGTTTGGGGTGATTGGTGTTTTCATTTCAGTATTCATCATAACAGTTGGTAACACTTTAATCTGttctttttcacatattttataCTAGTTTTATTTCGATTCGTTAAATTAATGTCCAACGTTTGCTTTTGCATTGTGCTAGCTACCATAGATTTCTGTAGAACTGAACATTTCTGCATGTTACTTTTGATTAGGAGCCCGGTGGCTGTTCCCGAAGTTGGGGTTTGGTGGCCTGAATGTGCGAGACTATCTCGGTTAGAACTGAGAATCCTTTCGATGAAACAATTAGCTATTTGTATCATTTGAACCGACACTTTTATGCTACATAACAGTATAATCATGTAGACAACTTTTGTTTTACATCAATCTTTTGTCTTGAAACAGCTGTCGGAACAATTTTTTCGTCAACTGATACAGTGTGTACGCTGCAGGTTTGTCATGTTTTAGATGTTCTCTTTCATTTCATTTGGGTGACCCCATCCTGTATTTGGATTTGCTGAGATATTATATCCACCTTATGTAGATTCTTCATCAAGACGAAACTCCTTTACTATACAGCCTAGTCTTTGGGGAAGGAGTGGTAAATGATGCAACCTCAGTTGTCCTGTTCAATGCAATTCAAAAGATTGATGTTAGTAAGCTTAATGGCACGACTGGACTTCGCGTCATTGGAGATTTTCTGTACTTATTCTTTACAAGCACTGCTCTCGGAATTGCAGTAAGTTTACCATGT
Encoded proteins:
- the LOC103448345 gene encoding sodium/hydrogen exchanger 4 isoform X2, whose amino-acid sequence is MEAGAYEFAKNLAREHAQVIPVSLFVAVLCLCLVIGHLFEENRWVNESITAIIIGCITGTIILLVSKGKSSHILRFNEELFFIYLLPPIIFNAGFQVKKKKFFQNFLTIMMFGVIGVFISVFIITVGARWLFPKLGFGGLNVRDYLAVGTIFSSTDTVCTLQILHQDETPLLYSLVFGEGVVNDATSVVLFNAIQKIDVSKLNGTTGLRVIGDFLYLFFTSTALGIAFGLVAAYALKALCFGRHSSIREISLVVLMAYLSYMVAELFDLSGILTVFFCGILMSHYAWHNITESSRITTRHVFAMMSFIAETFIFLYVGMDALDIEKWKLTELSLGSSLGIYSTILMLILIGRAAFVFPLSAVSNYMNRRAERSSSISFKNQVIIWWAGLMRGAVSIALAFKQFTYSGVTLDPINATMITNTIIVVLFSTLVCVWLSDEAAYNLFASARCN